In Solea senegalensis isolate Sse05_10M linkage group LG6, IFAPA_SoseM_1, whole genome shotgun sequence, one genomic interval encodes:
- the exosc1 gene encoding exosome complex component CSL4 isoform X1, giving the protein MSPMKLCVPGDKLCSTEDCIPGTGVYLRHGYIYSSLAGYVLRKNEGEEVRGVVAAVGRRVRHVIQLPVISVVRETETQLLPDVGAIVTCKVTSINPRYAKVHILYVGSTPLKDRFRGTIRKEDVRATEKDKVETYKSFRPGDIVLAKVISLGDVQSNYLLTTAENELGVVVAHSETGVQMVPISWCEMQCPRTHNKEFRKVARVQPEYLQA; this is encoded by the exons ATGTCGCCCATGAAGCTGTGTGTTCCAG GTGACAAACTGTGCAGCACAGAAGACTGTATTCCCGGCACAGGAGTATATCTACGGCACGGCTACATATACTCCTCACTAGCGGGCTATGTGCTGAGAAAAAACGAAGGAGAGGAGGTGAGGGGTGTGGTGGCTGCTGTGGGTAGGAGAGTCAGGCATGTGATACAG tTACCTGTGATCTCAGTAGTGAGGGAAACggaaacacagctgctgccagATGTAGGAGCAATAGTCACCTGTAAG GTGACCAGCATCAACCCCAGATACGCCAAGGTCCATATTCTCTATGTAGGTTCCACACCACTGAAGGACCGCTTTAGGGGGACCATCAG GAAAGAAGATGTACGCgcaacagaaaaagacaag gtGGAAACATACAAAAGCTTCAGACCTGGTGACATCGTCCTTGCAAAAGTG ATTTCCCTCGGTGACGTTCAGTCCAACTACTTGTTAACAACTGCAGAGAATGAGTTGGGAGTTGTAGTGGCACACAGTGAAACAG GTGTCCAGATGGTTCCCATCAGCTGGTGTGAGATGCAGTGTCCAAGGACACACAACAAAGAGTTCCGCAAAGTGGCGCGTGTGCAACCGGAATATCTACAGGCATGA
- the exosc1 gene encoding exosome complex component CSL4 isoform X2 — MSPMKLCVPGDKLCSTEDCIPGTGVYLRHGYIYSSLAGYVLRKNEGEELPVISVVRETETQLLPDVGAIVTCKVTSINPRYAKVHILYVGSTPLKDRFRGTIRKEDVRATEKDKVETYKSFRPGDIVLAKVISLGDVQSNYLLTTAENELGVVVAHSETGVQMVPISWCEMQCPRTHNKEFRKVARVQPEYLQA; from the exons ATGTCGCCCATGAAGCTGTGTGTTCCAG GTGACAAACTGTGCAGCACAGAAGACTGTATTCCCGGCACAGGAGTATATCTACGGCACGGCTACATATACTCCTCACTAGCGGGCTATGTGCTGAGAAAAAACGAAGGAGAGGAG tTACCTGTGATCTCAGTAGTGAGGGAAACggaaacacagctgctgccagATGTAGGAGCAATAGTCACCTGTAAG GTGACCAGCATCAACCCCAGATACGCCAAGGTCCATATTCTCTATGTAGGTTCCACACCACTGAAGGACCGCTTTAGGGGGACCATCAG GAAAGAAGATGTACGCgcaacagaaaaagacaag gtGGAAACATACAAAAGCTTCAGACCTGGTGACATCGTCCTTGCAAAAGTG ATTTCCCTCGGTGACGTTCAGTCCAACTACTTGTTAACAACTGCAGAGAATGAGTTGGGAGTTGTAGTGGCACACAGTGAAACAG GTGTCCAGATGGTTCCCATCAGCTGGTGTGAGATGCAGTGTCCAAGGACACACAACAAAGAGTTCCGCAAAGTGGCGCGTGTGCAACCGGAATATCTACAGGCATGA
- the pgam1b gene encoding phosphoglycerate mutase 1b encodes MAAYKLVLIRHGESCWNQENRFCGWFDADLSETGEHEAKRGGEALRDAGYEFDICYTSVLKRAIRTLWFVLDNIDQMWLPVHRTWRLNERHYGGLTGLNKAETAAKHGEAQVKIWRRSFDTPPPSMDEDHDFYQTISKDRRYADLTEDQLPSCESLKDTIARALPFWNDEIVPQIKEGKRVLIAAHGNSLRGIVKHLEGMSEEAIMELNLPTGIPIVYELDKNLKPTGPMQFLGDEETVKKAMAAVAAQGKVKK; translated from the exons ATGGCTGCGTACAAACTGGTCCTGATCCGTCATGGAGAGAGCTGCTGGAACCAGGAGAACCGCTTCTGCGGCTGGTTCGACGCGGACCTGAGTGAGACCGGAGAGCATGAGgcaaagagagggggagaggctCTGAGAG ATGCCGGCTATGAATTTGACATTTGCTACACCTCTGTCCTGAAGAGAGCCATCCGCACCCTGTGGTTTGTTCTGGATAACATCGACCAAATGTGGCTGCCTGTCCACCGGACCTGGCGCCTAAATGAGCGTCACTATGGTGGCCTGACTGGGCTGAACAAGGCAGAAACTGCAGCCAAGCACGGAGAAGCCCAGGTCAAGATCTGGAGGCGTTCCTTTGACACTCCTCCCCCATCCATGGATGAGGACCATGACTTCTATCAGACCATTAGCAAG GACCGGCGTTATGCCGACCTGACTGAGGACCAGCTTCCCTCCTGTGAGAGTCTGAAGGACACCATCGCCAGGGCATTGCCTTTCTGGAACGACGAGATTGTTCCACAGATCAAAGAGGGAAAGCGGGTGCTGATTGCTGCCCATGGCAACAGTCTTCGAGGCATTGTCAAGCATCTTGAAG GGATGTCAGAGGAGGCCATCATGGAGCTGAACCTGCCCACAGGCATCCCCATTGTCTATGAGCTGGATAAGAACCTGAAGCCTACTGGACCCATGCAGTTCCTGGGAGATGAGGAGACCGTCAAGAAGGCCATGGCAGCTGTAGCCGCTCAGGGCAAAGTCAAGAAATAG